In a genomic window of Lacrimispora sp. BS-2:
- a CDS encoding ATP-binding cassette domain-containing protein, producing MISAHNVTLRLGKKALFEEVNIKFTEGNCYGMIGANGAGKSTFLKILSGELEPTNGDIVITPGQRLSFLKQDHFKYDGFQVLDTVIMGNARLYEIMKEKDAIYMKEDFTDEDGIKAADLEGEFATMNGWEAESDAANLLNGLGIETDLHYKQMSELDGGSKVKVLLAQALFGNPDILLLDEPTNHLDLDAIAWLEEFLINFENTVIVVSHDRYFLNKVCTHIADIDYGKIQLYAGNYDFWYESSQLMVKQMKEANRKKEEKIKELQEFIQRFSANASKSKQATSRKRALEKIELDDIKPSSRKYPYIDFRPAREIGNEVLSVNNLSKTIDGVKVLDNISFTLTREDKVALVGPNEMAKTVLFKILAGEMEPDEGDYKWGLTTSQCYFPKDNTAEFDNDDTIVDWLTQYSPEKEATYVRGFLGRMLFAGEDGVKKVRVLSGGEKVRCMLSKLMISGANVLMLDEPTDHLDMESITALNNGLVKFQGVLIFSSRDHQIVETTANRIIEIVNGQLIDKITTYDEYLASDEMARKRQVFTLTEEQVEENE from the coding sequence ATGATTAGTGCACATAACGTAACATTAAGACTCGGGAAAAAGGCATTGTTTGAAGAGGTGAACATTAAGTTTACCGAAGGCAACTGCTACGGGATGATCGGCGCCAACGGCGCGGGAAAGTCCACCTTCCTTAAAATACTTTCCGGTGAATTGGAGCCTACAAACGGCGATATCGTCATAACGCCGGGACAGAGGCTTTCCTTTTTAAAACAGGACCACTTTAAATATGATGGCTTCCAGGTGCTTGACACCGTTATCATGGGAAATGCCAGACTATATGAGATCATGAAAGAAAAAGATGCCATCTACATGAAAGAAGATTTCACCGATGAAGACGGCATCAAGGCAGCGGACCTGGAAGGAGAATTCGCTACCATGAACGGCTGGGAGGCGGAATCCGATGCGGCAAACCTCTTAAACGGCCTTGGAATCGAGACAGATCTTCATTACAAACAAATGAGTGAATTGGACGGCGGGTCAAAGGTTAAGGTGCTTCTTGCCCAGGCTCTGTTCGGAAACCCGGACATTCTGCTTCTTGACGAGCCTACCAACCACCTGGATTTGGATGCCATCGCATGGCTTGAGGAATTCCTCATTAACTTTGAAAATACGGTTATCGTGGTTTCCCATGACCGTTACTTCTTAAATAAAGTCTGCACCCATATCGCGGACATTGACTACGGAAAAATCCAGCTTTATGCAGGTAACTATGATTTCTGGTATGAGTCCAGCCAGCTTATGGTAAAGCAGATGAAGGAAGCCAACCGGAAAAAGGAAGAAAAGATCAAGGAGCTCCAGGAATTTATCCAGCGTTTCTCCGCCAATGCTTCCAAATCCAAGCAGGCGACTTCCAGAAAGAGGGCACTGGAGAAGATCGAACTGGATGACATCAAACCATCCAGCAGGAAATATCCATACATTGATTTCCGTCCGGCCCGTGAGATCGGCAATGAGGTTTTAAGTGTTAATAATTTATCAAAAACCATTGACGGAGTAAAGGTTTTAGACAATATCTCCTTTACCTTAACCCGTGAGGATAAGGTTGCCTTAGTGGGACCCAATGAGATGGCAAAGACCGTTCTGTTCAAGATTCTTGCAGGAGAAATGGAGCCGGATGAGGGCGATTACAAATGGGGCCTTACCACCAGCCAGTGCTATTTCCCGAAGGACAACACAGCGGAATTTGACAACGATGACACCATTGTTGACTGGCTGACTCAGTATTCTCCGGAAAAGGAAGCAACCTATGTGCGTGGATTCCTTGGCCGTATGCTGTTTGCCGGAGAGGATGGAGTGAAAAAGGTACGGGTATTGTCCGGTGGAGAAAAGGTGCGCTGCATGCTTTCCAAGCTGATGATTTCCGGCGCCAATGTGCTGATGCTTGACGAGCCTACGGACCATTTGGATATGGAGTCTATCACAGCACTTAACAATGGTCTGGTAAAATTCCAGGGCGTTCTGATTTTCTCCTCCCGTGACCACCAGATCGTTGAAACAACGGCTAACCGCATCATAGAGATCGTAAACGGACAGCTGATCGATAAGATCACCACCTATGACGAGTACCTGGCAAGTGATGAAATGGCTCGTAAGAGACAGGTATTTACCTTGACAGAAGAACAGGTCGAGGAGAACGAATAG
- the cbiQ gene encoding cobalt ECF transporter T component CbiQ, whose product MRIIDTIDYYAYASSMRDWNPQFKALTAVASLFFCIGANDRKVSVLVLLTMAAVTILAGGIPWKNYLGLLKIPLAFLLLGTAAIVIDLSPVPHGRVLASVHGVYLYLTEGGPELALGLILKALAALSAMYMLVLSTPASEIICVFRRLHVPKIILELMNMIYRFIFVMMDTQCYMKQAAESRLGYCDFKTSCRSFGSAAGNLFVVSLKKANIYYDALTARCYDGELLFLEEEKKVKGWQLWAAAGYFLVLLGVRLLV is encoded by the coding sequence GTGAGAATCATTGATACCATAGATTATTATGCCTATGCGTCCTCTATGAGAGACTGGAATCCCCAGTTTAAGGCGCTGACGGCGGTGGCTTCCCTGTTCTTTTGTATCGGAGCGAATGACAGGAAGGTGTCTGTACTGGTGCTTTTGACCATGGCCGCAGTCACCATACTGGCAGGCGGGATCCCCTGGAAGAATTATTTGGGCCTGCTTAAGATCCCTCTTGCATTTCTCCTTTTGGGGACAGCGGCCATTGTCATTGACCTGTCGCCGGTGCCCCATGGCCGGGTGCTTGCTTCTGTTCATGGGGTTTACCTGTATCTGACGGAAGGCGGGCCAGAGCTGGCCCTGGGACTGATCTTAAAGGCATTGGCAGCCTTAAGCGCCATGTACATGCTGGTGCTTTCCACTCCGGCAAGTGAGATCATCTGTGTATTCCGAAGGCTTCATGTTCCCAAAATAATTTTGGAGCTGATGAATATGATTTACCGGTTCATTTTCGTGATGATGGATACCCAGTGTTATATGAAACAGGCGGCTGAGTCAAGGCTTGGTTACTGCGATTTTAAGACCTCCTGCCGCTCCTTTGGAAGTGCGGCTGGAAATCTGTTCGTTGTTTCCTTAAAAAAGGCAAATATCTATTATGATGCTCTTACCGCCCGCTGTTATGATGGGGAGCTTTTGTTTCTGGAGGAGGAAAAGAAGGTAAAGGGGTGGCAGCTTTGGGCTGCGGCCGGTTATTTCCTGGTCCTGCTAGGGGTTCGTCTGCTGGTTTAA
- a CDS encoding energy-coupling factor ABC transporter permease gives MSKKEKRVMKLVVAFALAFGIVPSAYGMHIMEGYLPVGYCIAWGAVCLPFLAAGFFSIRKRLQENRKTITILAMSGAFIFVISSLKIPSVTGSCSHMTGTGLGAILFGPSAVSILGMIVLIFQAILLAHGGLTSLGANTFSMAIAGPFVSFGIYKLLKKLKVNKMVSIFLAAMIGDLFTYCVTSIQLALAYPSETGGVFASAVKFLGVFAPTQLPLAIIEGILTTVIIITLETYALPELKAVGFSKEVQ, from the coding sequence ATGAGTAAGAAAGAAAAAAGAGTCATGAAACTTGTCGTCGCATTTGCCCTGGCCTTTGGAATTGTTCCAAGCGCCTATGGAATGCATATTATGGAGGGGTATCTTCCTGTGGGATACTGTATCGCCTGGGGAGCTGTCTGTCTGCCGTTTCTGGCAGCGGGTTTTTTCTCCATCAGGAAGAGGCTTCAGGAGAACAGGAAAACCATCACCATACTTGCCATGTCGGGAGCCTTTATTTTTGTTATATCATCCTTAAAGATCCCGTCCGTAACAGGAAGCTGTTCCCATATGACAGGAACCGGCCTTGGAGCCATTTTATTCGGACCGTCTGCGGTCAGCATCCTGGGAATGATCGTACTGATTTTTCAGGCCATATTACTGGCTCACGGCGGCCTTACGTCGCTGGGTGCCAATACCTTTTCCATGGCAATTGCGGGACCGTTCGTGTCTTTTGGAATTTATAAATTATTAAAAAAGCTGAAGGTAAACAAAATGGTCAGCATTTTCCTGGCAGCGATGATCGGTGACCTGTTTACATATTGTGTGACCAGCATTCAGCTTGCGCTGGCTTACCCGTCAGAAACAGGCGGCGTCTTTGCTTCTGCTGTTAAATTTTTAGGGGTATTCGCACCGACTCAGCTGCCCCTTGCAATTATTGAGGGTATCCTCACCACAGTGATCATCATTACCCTTGAAACTTATGCCCTTCCGGAGCTGAAGGCAGTTGGATTTTCAAAGGAGGTTCAGTAA
- a CDS encoding ABC transporter ATP-binding protein: MEEILLQAENLCYSYGQGKQVLREINITVRKGEKIVVLGSNGAGKSTCFLNLNGVYRPDTGRILYRGKEIGKKDLNELRKNVGIVFQDADNQIIASTVFAEVSFGPMNLKLPREEVKKRVEDALEYMNLSSMRDRPPHYLSGGEKKRVSIADIIAMESEVIIFDEPTASLDPVNVEMLEGVLDKMNEMGKTLLISTHDVDFAYRFADRAVIFAGGRIIADGPVREVFEDEDVLSQANLKRPILLEVYNSLVRHRILAAGGSSPKNAGELEMLLQAQRN; the protein is encoded by the coding sequence ATGGAGGAAATTCTTTTGCAGGCGGAAAACCTGTGCTATTCTTATGGACAGGGAAAACAGGTGTTAAGGGAAATCAATATTACCGTGAGAAAGGGAGAGAAAATCGTTGTTCTCGGTTCCAATGGTGCGGGAAAATCCACCTGCTTTCTCAATTTAAACGGGGTATACCGTCCGGATACTGGAAGGATCCTTTACCGCGGGAAAGAAATAGGGAAAAAGGATTTAAATGAGCTGAGAAAAAATGTGGGGATCGTTTTTCAGGATGCGGACAACCAGATCATCGCTTCTACGGTCTTTGCAGAGGTATCCTTTGGCCCTATGAATTTAAAGCTTCCAAGAGAGGAAGTGAAGAAACGGGTGGAGGATGCCCTGGAATACATGAATTTAAGTTCCATGAGGGACAGGCCGCCCCACTATTTAAGCGGAGGAGAGAAAAAGCGGGTGAGCATAGCGGATATCATTGCCATGGAATCCGAGGTGATCATATTCGACGAGCCTACGGCCTCCCTGGATCCGGTCAATGTGGAAATGTTAGAAGGTGTTCTGGATAAGATGAATGAAATGGGGAAAACTCTTCTGATTTCCACCCATGATGTGGATTTCGCATACCGTTTTGCAGACAGGGCGGTGATTTTTGCCGGGGGGCGCATTATTGCCGATGGGCCGGTGAGGGAAGTGTTTGAAGATGAGGATGTATTAAGTCAGGCCAATTTAAAAAGGCCCATCCTTCTGGAGGTCTATAACAGCCTGGTGAGGCACCGCATTTTAGCAGCAGGCGGGAGTTCTCCTAAAAATGCCGGGGAGCTGGAAATGCTCTTGCAGGCACAAAGAAATTGA